In the Alistipes provencensis genome, TTTGAAGGTAAATCGGACGGTGTTATCAAGATCGCCGTCGAGTTGCGTCAGGCTCGGATATAGGCTCCGTTTTAAGTAGTGAGATATGAAAATTGTAATTTTAATAAAAGTCAAATTTTCATAATCAATATTGGCCGACGGTTAAGTTTTTCGTTGGTAATTCACTGCATTAAACATCGATTAATCATTGAATATTTTGCTTGTCAGATAGAAATGCATACTTTTGTAAATCATCTGATGATATGATGAATAAAAGAGAGGTAGATATATGATTATACAGAAGAAGTCTTTGGCCGATATGGTAGCCGAGCAGTTGAAACAACAGGTTGCGGAAGGAGTTTATACAATCGGGGATAAACTTCCGACCGAACCGGAGTTGATGAAAACGTTCAAAGTCGGACGATCGAGTATCCGTGAAGCGGTAAAATTGTTGGTAAACATGGGTGTTGTCCAAGTCCGGCAAGGGGCGGGAACATTTGTCGCCGAAGCACCCGATGATAATAGAGGCAGCATAAATATGAGTATCGCCGACCGGACGGAACTCGATGAGGTGAGGAAAATTTTGGATATTGCAATCGTGGAGAAAGCCGTGGCAAGAAGAACGGGAAAAGATATAGAACGAATGCAGTCCTCCCTTGAAGCAAGAAAGGCAAACGCGAAAAACGACCGGTTGAAAGAATGCATCGAAGCCGACCTGAATTTCCACATCGCCATTGCCGATGCCACTCACAACCGAATATTGGCAGACATTTACCGTTCCGCTTCCCTGCATCTGCTTTCGGAGTTCAACCGTATTTACGATGGTCCGGATTGCTTCGTAAATTCACAATCTTCTCACGAGAAGTTGTTGAGATACATCATTGCAGGCGATTTGAAGAACGCCCGGAAGATGGCAGTCAAGATTGTGGAAGAACCATAGGACGAACAACAGAAATTATAGAAACCCAATGATGAAGAATACAGAAAACAGCCACGAGAAAGTGGTTGTTCTTTTTGAAGTAACGCCAACGGCAGAGGGTAAAGTGCGCTATCTCGAACTCGCCGCCCAATTAAAGCCGTTGCTTTCAAATGCGGAGGGTTTTATTCGTTCCGAACGGTTCGGCAGCCTGAATGAAGAAGGCAAGCTGTTGTCGCTGAATGTATGGGAGAACGAAGAATCCGTTGAAAAGTGGCGCAATGAACTTCACCACCGCATGAGCCAATCGGAAGGACGTAAAAGGCTTTTTGAAAATTATCGAATCACCGTCGCTTCCGTCATAAGGGAATATGACGATTCCAATCGGAATGAGGCTCCGGCGGACTCCAACGAATATTTCCACGATAGAAAATAGATACGGCAATGATGCCTTACAAGCCGGATACAGACCATGTAAAATATGTATGAAAGAATTTCACAACAATAAAAGGAACAATATGGAAACTATCAAAATTACACGGTATCAATCACCCGTGGGCGAGATGCTTGTCGGTTCTTACGGTGACAAGCTGTGTATTTGCGATTGGGCGGTGGAGAAACGCCGCAGTACGATAGACCGCCGCATACAGCGACATCTGCGTGCGAAGTACGAAGAGGGAACTTCCGACATCATCGAACGGGCGATCGGGGAACTCGAAGAATATTTTGCCGGACACCGTAAGACGTTCGACATCCCCGTTGTCTTTACCGGCTCGGAATTTCAATGTACCGTATGGGAAGAGCTGATGAAAATACCCTATGGAACGACCCTGTCTTATGGCGAACTTGCTCGCCGCATCCACAATCCGAAGGCTGTGCGTGCAGTCGCGTCGGCAAACGCTACCAATCCTATCTCCATCTTCGTACCCTGCCACCGGGTAATCGGCAGCAATCATAAACTCACGGGATACGGAGGCGGCCTTGATGCAAAAAAAGGATTATTGGAGTTGGAATGTTCTAAGACGGCGGGAACCGGGTTATGGTAGATTTAAGCAAATAATCTCAAAAGCCATACTTGATGTCATGAAGCGTAAAGCCCCCAGTAGAAAAATTCTCTGGAGGCTTTATGCTAATATAAATTAAAGAGAATCCGTTCCAGCCCGTCGGCAAGCAGTGTCCGGGGGCAGGCGATATTCAGGCGGATGAACCCTTCGCCGCCCGGGCCGTACATCGTACCGGAGTTGACCATCAGTTTTTGTTCCTCCTGCAGCCGCAGGGTCGTGGCGTCCGAACCGATACCCGATGCCCGGCAGTCTATCCAGACCAGATAAGTCCCTTCGAGCGGCAGCACGGGATATTGCGGCAGCCTTTCGGCGAAAAAGCGGCAGAGGTATTCGTAATTCTCCCGCAGGTATTTCCGCAGGGCATCGAGCCATTCCCCGCTTTCGTTATAGGCGGCTATTGTGGCCGCTACGCCGAACGGATTGACGTCGCACACCTCGTTGATGTTGATGGCACGGTCGATACGGCGGCGCACCTCCTCGTCGGCCGCGACGATGCTGGCGATTTGCAGTCCGGCCAGATTGAACGCCTTGCTCGGCGAGAGGCAGGTCACGGAGTTTTGCCGGAAGCGTTCGGACAGAGAGCCGAAGGGCGTGTAGTCATGCCCCTCGTAGGTCAGCTCGCAATGAATCTCGTCCGCCACGACAAACACCCCGTTGCGCAGACAGATGTCGCCGATGCGCCGCAGTTCCTCCGGCGTCCAGACCCGTCCGACCGGATTGTGGGGATTGCACAACAACAGCAGTCTCGCCTTCGGATCGGCCGCTTTCGCTTCGAGGTCGTCGAAGTCGATCGTGTAGCGACCGTCCCTGTAAACGAGGTTGTTGGCCGAGAGGAAGCATCCGTCGTTGCGGATCGACGAATAGAAGCAGTTGTATGCCGGGGTCTGGACGATTACTTTGTCGCCCGGTGCGGTCAGCGCCTTGATGATGGCCGACAGAGCCGGCACGACGCCGCTCGTATAGATTATCCACTGGGGATCGATCCGCCAGCGATGACGGCCCTCGAACCACCGGACGACCGCGTCGTAATAGGCTTCGGGCACTTTGGTATAACCGAAAATGCCGTGCGCCACCCGCTTCTGCAAGGCTTCCACAACAGCCGGCGCCGTGCGGAAATCCATATCCGCCACCCACATGGGCAGCACATGCTCCTCTTCGGGAGTATCCCATTTGTAGGAGTTCGTCCCGCGGCGCGGGACAACCGTATCGAAATCGTAGTTCATAACTTATCTTTTTATGCGTAATTTATAAATCCAGTTGCCGCCCCACAGTCTCGTGAGGAATATCGCTCCCCGGAAGCAAAGCTCGATGCACATGGCGAGCCACACGCCGCGCAACCCCATCGTGGGGGCGAGCCATGCCGCCAGCGTCAGCCGCACGCCCCAGATGCTGCCGAAGTTCATCAGGCTGGGTACGAACGTACTTCCGACACCCACGAATACGCCGTAGGCAACGATCGAAGCCGCGAACATCGGTTCGGCAAAGGCTTCTATCCGTAAGATTTCAATTCCCAACGTGCGGATTTCCTCCACGGGCGTCATCACACCGATGATTTGCGGGGCCGCCGCATACATCAGCGCTCCCATGACGCCCATAATCAGCATCCCCGACCAGACGGTGATATTGGCAAAGCGCTTGAGCAGCCGGATGCGGTTCGCCCCGAGGCTCTGCCCGACCAGCGTCGTGGCCGCCTCCGAGATGCCGTAGCCGGGCATATAGCAGAGGCTTTCGGCGATGATGGCGAACGAGTTGGCGGCAATGGCTACGATGCCGAGCGGAGCGACGATGACCGTCGTTGCGATCTGCGCCCCGCAAATGGCCATATGCTCGAATCCCATCGGCAGGGAGATGCGGACCGCCTTGCGCAGCGTCTCTTTCCGGGGCCGGAAACTACCCCGCTCTCCGGTCAGTTTCAGCATGGGCGAGCGGCGGCAAAGATACCTCATCATCCCGCCGGCGGTGACGAGTTCGGCCAATACCGTTCCCAATGCCGCGCCTTCCACCCCCAAGCCTGCCCCGGGAGCGGTGAATTCCACTCCCAGCCATTCCACCTGCCGTGCGGGGAAAATCAGCAGGAAGTTGAACACGACATCCAAAAGGCACATCAGCACGTTCAGCATGCTCGGGACGCGCATATTTCCGCTGCAACGCAACATACCTCCCGCAAGGAAGTTCAGTTGCAGGGCCGGCAGGAAAAGCGAGAATATCCTAAAATAGAGGGACGAATCGCCCCGTATCGCCTCGTCGCCGCCCAGCCATCCGGGAAGCACGCCGCCGATGGTGATGCCGGCCAACGCCAGCAGGGAACTGAAAACAAGCGTGGCCGCGACCGACTGGCGGAGTATCTTTCGGGCTCCTGCAAAATCCCCTGCTCCGATCCGGTGCGCCACCTGTACGGAAAATCCCGTCGCGGCGGCTGCGCACAATCCCCAGAAGAGCCATGTCGTGGTCGATACCAGCCCGATGGAAGCGGCGGCATTCGCCCCCAGACTGCCCACCATCGAGGCGTCGATATACTGCATGGCGATGGAGGACACCTGCGCCATAATGGCCGGGACGCTGAGGTATGCAGTCAGGCGCAACTGCTGCCCCAGCGTCATCTTTTCTCCGTTGCGGATAAGCGACAACAGGTGATCGGTCTCTCTTTTTTCCGTTTCCATCAGGCGGTCCGCAACGTTTTCAGCCGGCGAGACCGGTTTTCTCGCCCCGGCATATCAGCTCGCAATCGGCCGGAGCCTTGATATTCTCGTCGAGGATGATCTCCCCGTAGCTGTCCGCAATGATACAGCCGGTCCGCGGATTTTTCACTCCGCCTATCGCACCCCGGATGGTCGCCTGCACCGAACTGTACTCGAAAGCCCGGTCGCAGTCGGGGCCGAAGGTGCAGTTTTCCAACACGAGGTCGCGGGCATAGCAGAGCGGCTGTTCGCCGGTAATGTGACAGTTCACCAGCCGAAGGTTGTGCGAATGCCAGCCCAGATATTCGCCGTTGAGCTCGGAGTCGTAGATCGTCACGTTCTCCACCTCCCAGAAGGCGTCCTTCGTGGTAATCTTGGCGTTATGAATCTCCACGTTCTTCACATACTGGAAGACGTATTTGCTGTCGCTCTCCAATCCGTTGATGCGGATGTCGCTGCTGAACAGGAACGGGTAGGTGCCGCCGTGCAGTTTCAGATTCTTGATGTTCAGATTCCGGCAACGCCAGAACACTTCGTCGGCATCGTTCATCTCCACGTTCTCGATTTCGATGTCGTGCATCTCGCGGAACATTTTGGGTGCGTCGATGCGTGTGTCCGTCATTTTCAGATGGTCGGAGTACCACAGCGCCGAACGTCCGCCGACATCGAAGAAACAACGGTCTATAACGAACCCGTGCACATGCCAAAAGGGATAATTTCCCTCGAACCGGCAGTCGACGGCTTCGATGTTGCTACACTCCTTGATGGCCGATTCTCCGGCGCGGATGACGACGTTCTCCAACCGGAGATCGTGCGATTCGAACAAAGGCCGCTCGCCTCCGAATTCCGTATTCGATATTACTTTCATATTATTCCTGTTTTCAATTCGGTGATTACTTTTCCGCTCTCTTTATAAATTTTACGGGTATATCTCCGGCTACGCTCAACGCCTCGATACCGTTCCCGTCGATACGGCCGATTTTAATCAGGTCGCGGCTGTACGACCAGCTCTTGCAGAAAATCGCCACGTTGCCCCACGGGACATAGATGGTTATATCGCCGGGTGCGGGAGCACAGCCGGGCGTGACGCCTTCGGTCGTCAGCGCCGGGGAGGGATAGAAAATCTTCTCCGTCGTGTTGTTATAATCGTTCAGTGTCGTCCCGAGGGGCAGGCGTGCGAGAAAATCCCGTGCGGCGGCATTGTCCTCCATCGTGGCGGTGACGGTGCGGTCGCCGACTAAGATGTTTATATGCAATGAAGGGATGCCGGGCGTTTCGGGTTCATCGTCATCTCCCTCTCCCGGCTGTTCGGGAATTTCGGGTCGTCCGGGCTTGACCGGCTCATCGTCTGAACCGCCGCAGGCTGCCATCGGCAGGACGGTCAGCAGCATCAGGGGAATCAATAATAGCTTTTTCATCGTTATTTAAGTCGGTCGTACTCCTCGTCCGTCACCGGTTCGAGCCACTCGTTGGAGGCATTTTCCCCCGGAACCTCGAACGCCAGATGAGCGAACCAACTGTCTGCCGCCGCTCCGTGCCAGTGTTTCACGTTAGCCGGGATATGGATTACCGTACCGGGCAGAATCTCTACCGCCGGCTTGCCCTCTTCCTGATACCAGCCGCGTCCGGCCACACCGATAAGCATCTGTCCGCCGCCTTTCGCAGCCTTGTGAATATGCCAGTTGTTGCGGCAACGGGGTTCGAAAGTGACGTTGGAGATATTTGCCTGCTCGCGCGAGACCGGAGCGAGGTAGCTGTCGCCGATGAAGTACTGGGCGTATGCCGTGTTCGGTTCGCCGATGGGGAAAATCATCTCACGCTGGAACGCGGCTTTGGCATCTTCGCCGGCCGAGTCTTCCGCCCATACGCCTTTGGCCAGATTGAACGCCGCCCAAGCCTTCGGCCAACCCGCATAGAAACCGATATGAGTGATGATTTCGGCAATCTCGGTACGGGTAATACCGTTCTTCTTTGCCGACTGGAGGTGGTAGACGAGCGAGTTGTCGGTAATACCCTGACTGATGAGCGAGGTAATCGTTACCAGACTGCGGTCGCGCAGACCGAGGCGGTCGGTGCGGCTCCACACTTCGCCGAAGAGGACGTCGTCGTTGAGTTCCGCGAATTTGGGTGCGAACTCGCCGAGTTGGGTTCGCCCTGCCGTCTGTACAATCTTTTCTTGTGCCATAACATGAAGAGTTAAGATGCTAAATACTGTTGCTAAAAGAATTTTGTTCATAATCGTTGTATTTATTGCATGAAGTTATTGAGTTTGTTCGCCGGATTGAGCGGCGTCTGGTCGGACAACACCAGCGATTTGACCATGTGCAGCGTTGCCTGCTTGTATTTCCGGAAGTGTTCCGAGGCGATGTGCTTCTCGTACGCCCCGCGGTTCGCATAGGTTTCGAGAATCGTTACCTTGCAGGGATTCTCCTTTTCGCCGACGGCGTACATCGTCAGTACGCCCGGTTCGGTGCGCAGGGAGATTTCGCCCACTTCGGTCGCATATTGCATATACTCGTCGAGATACTGCGGATAAACCTCTATCTTCGACAGCCTTACGATGCCGTCGGCCGCCATTGGCTCTTTGGCGCACATCCCCGGCTGCTTGTCCAGATTCAGGCATTTGCCGATCACCTCTCCCGTGGCAAGGTAGGAGTAGGTCGGGAACTCGAACAGCACGGGTTTCAGCCGCGTATAGTCGAGCCTGCCGTTGCCGTCGAGCACGTCGGAAGCGGCGTATGTATTGACTACGGCACAAATGAAATTGTCGAAGCCGTCGGTTTCGTAAATATCCACCACTTCGCACTCCATCGTCAAAGGCGACGCGTCGATGACGGGCGTGCCGTATTCGCCGGTGTGGTAGGCGAAAACCTCCGACTTATCGACTGCCGCTCCGCTGACACTTCCTACATAGTCGGCCTTCGGCAGCATCTCGCGGCTCACGAGATTGACGGAAAGTCGTTTCGATTTCTTGATGCCCTGATTGGTATGGTGGCTTTTACTCATGCTGACCAGTATCCGGTCGTGGCCGATAACTCCGGTGTGTCCCACCACGAGCCAGTTCACCTTCCCTTCGACCTCCGCCCCGACGACTGTCATCGGTTTGGGATAGAGCGCCGGCAGGCTTCCGAGATTTTTCTTGTTCGTTTCCATAATATCGGGTTGAGCGGCATGCTCCTTCACCGCCGTACTGCACGACAGCATGACCGACAGCGACAGAATACCCAGTATCGTTTTTATCATCCTTGTTTCTATTTATCTATTTGACTTTCGGTGAACGGCCCCTCTTGGAGCGATTTTCCAATTGCAAAATTACCGTGATAAAACAAGCCGGCTTGTATACGATTTACGGATATTCATACCTAAATTCCCGATTCTGCGACCGGGCCGTACGGAATTCGTATCAAATGAATTATTTTTGCCCGAAAGAGATTAAACGAAGGCTTATGGAAGAAGTCATGAAACTCGATTCAGTAGATAAATACAACAAACTGTTCGGACTCGAGACACGGCATCCGCTGGTGAGTGTGGTCGATCTGTCGCAGGCAACGCAGTGGCCGGAACACATTAAGATCAACTACGGGGTATATGCCCTTTATCTGAAAGACACCTACTGCGGGAACATCCTATACGGACGCCAGAGTTACGACTATCAGGAGGGCACGATTGTCAGTTTCGCCCCCGGTCAGGTAACGGAGACCGAGATGCAGAAAAACGTCCGGCCTAAAGCCCACGGCATTCTGTTCCATCCCGACCTGATTCGGGGTACGGCGCTCGGTCAGGAGATCAAGAACTACTCGTTCTTCTCTTATGCGACCCGTGAGGCGCTGCACCTGTCGGAGGAGGAACGGGCCACCGTCATGGACTGTCTGCACAAAATCGAGGCGGAGTTGAAACACAGTATCGACAAACACAGCCGCCGGCTGATCTGTGCCAATATCGGGCTGCTGCTCGACTACTGTATGCGTTTCTACGAACGGCAGTTCACCACACGCGAAGAGGTGAACAAAGACATTGTCGTCCGTTTCGAACGACTGCTGGACGAGTATTTCGACAGCGACGCTCCGGTACGCGAGGGATTGCCGACCGTCAGGTATTTTGCCGATAAAGTGTTTCTGTCGGCGAATTATTTCGGCGATATGATCCGTAAACAGACGGGACAGACCGCTTCGGAATATGTCCAGAACAAACTGATCGGGCGGGCCAAGGAAGCCCTGCTCGGCACGGACAAGACAACGAGTGAAATTGCTTACGCGCTGGGATTCCAATATCCGCAGCATCTGAGCCGGATGTTCAAACGGGTGACGGGCTGTACGCCCAATGAATTTCGCGCTCAGCGTTAGATGCGATACGAAAGGCGATGAACGAACTGCAATTCCCCGGACTTTATATCGACGACGCAGCCGATCCGTGTGCTACTGTTCCGCATCTGTGCCGGTCGGGATATTATTGTCTGATATTAATGAATACCCCGGCTGAATCCTGCGCACGATACGGCCGGCAGCATTACGACTATTGCGACGGAACATTCGTCTGCTACCGGGCCGGTGCAGTCTGCAAGAAAATCCCGGAATCCGGTCTGTGGACGGTTGCGTTCCATCCCGAGCTGTTCGAAGGGCGAACTTTAGAAAAGCGTATCGAAGAATATACATTTTTCTCATATGCACTCAAGGAGGCATTGCATGTATCCAAGGAAGAGAAACGAATCCTCGCTTCGTGTGCCGATGATATCCGCAGGGAGCTTCTTCGAGGTGCGGATGCCTACAAACGTACGATCCTGATACGGCATATCACCCGCCTGCTGGACTATGCGACCCGTTTTTACGAACGGCAGTTCATTGTCCGCGAGCCGGCTGACGAACTGTTGATCCGGCAATATGAAAACCTTGTCGAACAGTATATAGGCGAAGGAAAACTTGCGCAGATGCCCCTCACATCAGCCTGTTGTGCCGAACAGCTCCATTTGTCGGAGGCCTATTTCAACGATCTGCTTTTCCTACGCCTCGGACATACGCACAACTGCCATATCCAACTGAAACGTATCGAGTTGGCAAAGGCGAAACTGCGCTCTTCGGGCGAGCCTGTCTCCCGAATAGTACGCGAACTCGGATTTCCTTCGGTGCAGTATTTCTGTTTCCTTTTCAAAAAGATAACCGGAACGGCTCCGAATGAATA is a window encoding:
- a CDS encoding cyclophilin-like fold protein, which produces MKKLLLIPLMLLTVLPMAACGGSDDEPVKPGRPEIPEQPGEGDDDEPETPGIPSLHINILVGDRTVTATMEDNAAARDFLARLPLGTTLNDYNNTTEKIFYPSPALTTEGVTPGCAPAPGDITIYVPWGNVAIFCKSWSYSRDLIKIGRIDGNGIEALSVAGDIPVKFIKRAEK
- a CDS encoding flavin reductase, which encodes MIKTILGILSLSVMLSCSTAVKEHAAQPDIMETNKKNLGSLPALYPKPMTVVGAEVEGKVNWLVVGHTGVIGHDRILVSMSKSHHTNQGIKKSKRLSVNLVSREMLPKADYVGSVSGAAVDKSEVFAYHTGEYGTPVIDASPLTMECEVVDIYETDGFDNFICAVVNTYAASDVLDGNGRLDYTRLKPVLFEFPTYSYLATGEVIGKCLNLDKQPGMCAKEPMAADGIVRLSKIEVYPQYLDEYMQYATEVGEISLRTEPGVLTMYAVGEKENPCKVTILETYANRGAYEKHIASEHFRKYKQATLHMVKSLVLSDQTPLNPANKLNNFMQ
- a CDS encoding helix-turn-helix domain-containing protein, with amino-acid sequence MNELQFPGLYIDDAADPCATVPHLCRSGYYCLILMNTPAESCARYGRQHYDYCDGTFVCYRAGAVCKKIPESGLWTVAFHPELFEGRTLEKRIEEYTFFSYALKEALHVSKEEKRILASCADDIRRELLRGADAYKRTILIRHITRLLDYATRFYERQFIVREPADELLIRQYENLVEQYIGEGKLAQMPLTSACCAEQLHLSEAYFNDLLFLRLGHTHNCHIQLKRIELAKAKLRSSGEPVSRIVRELGFPSVQYFCFLFKKITGTAPNEYRWLN
- a CDS encoding carboxymuconolactone decarboxylase family protein, translated to MNKILLATVFSILTLHVMAQEKIVQTAGRTQLGEFAPKFAELNDDVLFGEVWSRTDRLGLRDRSLVTITSLISQGITDNSLVYHLQSAKKNGITRTEIAEIITHIGFYAGWPKAWAAFNLAKGVWAEDSAGEDAKAAFQREMIFPIGEPNTAYAQYFIGDSYLAPVSREQANISNVTFEPRCRNNWHIHKAAKGGGQMLIGVAGRGWYQEEGKPAVEILPGTVIHIPANVKHWHGAAADSWFAHLAFEVPGENASNEWLEPVTDEEYDRLK
- a CDS encoding FadR/GntR family transcriptional regulator, with the protein product MIIQKKSLADMVAEQLKQQVAEGVYTIGDKLPTEPELMKTFKVGRSSIREAVKLLVNMGVVQVRQGAGTFVAEAPDDNRGSINMSIADRTELDEVRKILDIAIVEKAVARRTGKDIERMQSSLEARKANAKNDRLKECIEADLNFHIAIADATHNRILADIYRSASLHLLSEFNRIYDGPDCFVNSQSSHEKLLRYIIAGDLKNARKMAVKIVEEP
- a CDS encoding MalY/PatB family protein, with protein sequence MNYDFDTVVPRRGTNSYKWDTPEEEHVLPMWVADMDFRTAPAVVEALQKRVAHGIFGYTKVPEAYYDAVVRWFEGRHRWRIDPQWIIYTSGVVPALSAIIKALTAPGDKVIVQTPAYNCFYSSIRNDGCFLSANNLVYRDGRYTIDFDDLEAKAADPKARLLLLCNPHNPVGRVWTPEELRRIGDICLRNGVFVVADEIHCELTYEGHDYTPFGSLSERFRQNSVTCLSPSKAFNLAGLQIASIVAADEEVRRRIDRAININEVCDVNPFGVAATIAAYNESGEWLDALRKYLRENYEYLCRFFAERLPQYPVLPLEGTYLVWIDCRASGIGSDATTLRLQEEQKLMVNSGTMYGPGGEGFIRLNIACPRTLLADGLERILFNLY
- a CDS encoding MATE family efflux transporter; translation: METEKRETDHLLSLIRNGEKMTLGQQLRLTAYLSVPAIMAQVSSIAMQYIDASMVGSLGANAAASIGLVSTTTWLFWGLCAAAATGFSVQVAHRIGAGDFAGARKILRQSVAATLVFSSLLALAGITIGGVLPGWLGGDEAIRGDSSLYFRIFSLFLPALQLNFLAGGMLRCSGNMRVPSMLNVLMCLLDVVFNFLLIFPARQVEWLGVEFTAPGAGLGVEGAALGTVLAELVTAGGMMRYLCRRSPMLKLTGERGSFRPRKETLRKAVRISLPMGFEHMAICGAQIATTVIVAPLGIVAIAANSFAIIAESLCYMPGYGISEAATTLVGQSLGANRIRLLKRFANITVWSGMLIMGVMGALMYAAAPQIIGVMTPVEEIRTLGIEILRIEAFAEPMFAASIVAYGVFVGVGSTFVPSLMNFGSIWGVRLTLAAWLAPTMGLRGVWLAMCIELCFRGAIFLTRLWGGNWIYKLRIKR
- a CDS encoding DUF3737 family protein; the protein is MKVISNTEFGGERPLFESHDLRLENVVIRAGESAIKECSNIEAVDCRFEGNYPFWHVHGFVIDRCFFDVGGRSALWYSDHLKMTDTRIDAPKMFREMHDIEIENVEMNDADEVFWRCRNLNIKNLKLHGGTYPFLFSSDIRINGLESDSKYVFQYVKNVEIHNAKITTKDAFWEVENVTIYDSELNGEYLGWHSHNLRLVNCHITGEQPLCYARDLVLENCTFGPDCDRAFEYSSVQATIRGAIGGVKNPRTGCIIADSYGEIILDENIKAPADCELICRGEKTGLAG
- a CDS encoding helix-turn-helix domain-containing protein; protein product: MEEVMKLDSVDKYNKLFGLETRHPLVSVVDLSQATQWPEHIKINYGVYALYLKDTYCGNILYGRQSYDYQEGTIVSFAPGQVTETEMQKNVRPKAHGILFHPDLIRGTALGQEIKNYSFFSYATREALHLSEEERATVMDCLHKIEAELKHSIDKHSRRLICANIGLLLDYCMRFYERQFTTREEVNKDIVVRFERLLDEYFDSDAPVREGLPTVRYFADKVFLSANYFGDMIRKQTGQTASEYVQNKLIGRAKEALLGTDKTTSEIAYALGFQYPQHLSRMFKRVTGCTPNEFRAQR
- a CDS encoding methylated-DNA--[protein]-cysteine S-methyltransferase, with amino-acid sequence METIKITRYQSPVGEMLVGSYGDKLCICDWAVEKRRSTIDRRIQRHLRAKYEEGTSDIIERAIGELEEYFAGHRKTFDIPVVFTGSEFQCTVWEELMKIPYGTTLSYGELARRIHNPKAVRAVASANATNPISIFVPCHRVIGSNHKLTGYGGGLDAKKGLLELECSKTAGTGLW
- a CDS encoding antibiotic biosynthesis monooxygenase family protein, producing MMKNTENSHEKVVVLFEVTPTAEGKVRYLELAAQLKPLLSNAEGFIRSERFGSLNEEGKLLSLNVWENEESVEKWRNELHHRMSQSEGRKRLFENYRITVASVIREYDDSNRNEAPADSNEYFHDRK